One Nitrospira sp. genomic window, TCTTGGGCGGGCGTTCAGTTAGAGTTTCTTGAAGGCAGTGTGCGCGGCACGGAGGGTCTTCTCGATGTCCTGTGTGCTGTGGGCGGTGGAGAGAAAGGCAGCCTCGAACTGAGAAGGCGCGAGATAGACACCCTGCTCCAGCATGTGGTGAAAAAAATGGCCGTAGCGCTTCGTGTCCGACTGTTTTGCCGTATTCCAATCCACAACAGGGCCTGGGGTAAAGAAGGTCGTCAACATCGACCCGATTCGGGTCTGCGTCACGGGAATTCCGGCCTTTTTCGCCGCGTCGCCAATCCCCTTGGCGAGAGCTGCTGATCGCTCCTCTAGTTTCTTGTAAACCCCCTTCACTCGCAACTGCTTGAGGGTTGCCAGTCCAGCGGAGACTGCCAGTGGATTCCCAGAGAGAGTTCCGGCTTGATAGACCGGCCCGACGGGCGCAATGAGATCCATGATCTCTCTCCGTCCGCCATAGGCACCGACGGGCAAGCCTCCTCCAATAATCTTACCCAGCACCGTCAGATCAGGCGTGATGCCATAGAGAGCCTGCGCGCCTCCATAACGCACTCGGAATCCTGAGATGACTTCGTCAAAAATCAGCAAGATGTTGTGGTCAGCGGTCAGCTGCCGCAGCGCCGCGAGGAAGTCCGGAGCAGGAGGAACGACTCCCATATTCCCTGCAATCGGCTCAACGATGATACAGGCCAGCTGATCTCGGTTGGCCGTGATCAGTTGCTGAACCGTACGAATATCATTATAGGGAGCGGTGAGCGTGTGTTTGGCAAAGTCATCCGGCACGCCCGGTGAATCCGGAATCCCCAATGTCGCCAGCCCTGACCCGGCTTTGGCTAATAGATAGTCCCCGTGACCGTGGTAGCACCCCTCGAATTTCATGACCTTGGTCCGCTTGGTGAACCCTCGCGCGACGCGGACCGCGCTCATGACGGCTTCGGTCCCGGAGCTGACCAGCCGGATCTTTTCCATGGAGGGGAAGGCGCTGCGGATTTCTCTGGCCAGCGACACTTCCGACTCGGTCGGGGCTCCGTAACTGGTGCCTCGCCCGGCTGCGCTCTTGATCGCGGTGATTACCGACGAATGGGCATGCCC contains:
- the hemL gene encoding glutamate-1-semialdehyde-2,1-aminomutase — translated: MKTSRSTKLFTEAQQLIPGGVNSPVRAFRSVGGQPRFIARAKGSRLYDVDRNVYIDYVLSWGPMILGHAHSSVITAIKSAAGRGTSYGAPTESEVSLAREIRSAFPSMEKIRLVSSGTEAVMSAVRVARGFTKRTKVMKFEGCYHGHGDYLLAKAGSGLATLGIPDSPGVPDDFAKHTLTAPYNDIRTVQQLITANRDQLACIIVEPIAGNMGVVPPAPDFLAALRQLTADHNILLIFDEVISGFRVRYGGAQALYGITPDLTVLGKIIGGGLPVGAYGGRREIMDLIAPVGPVYQAGTLSGNPLAVSAGLATLKQLRVKGVYKKLEERSAALAKGIGDAAKKAGIPVTQTRIGSMLTTFFTPGPVVDWNTAKQSDTKRYGHFFHHMLEQGVYLAPSQFEAAFLSTAHSTQDIEKTLRAAHTAFKKL